The following are encoded in a window of Geobacter metallireducens GS-15 genomic DNA:
- a CDS encoding putative bifunctional diguanylate cyclase/phosphodiesterase gives MRIRTTLTAGCFIFALLTALVGYFGGRAITKISGEFDRVAEEVFPLLRTLEDLRFAGLRIVSSSAEHTLIVKQRGDAARRGDSIVLASSGIETLDEALARLQSLSSSLDPEERPLVADVDRAGRRLLETSRVHLRLVLSEAPEAELRSIRERSRGEEGAFFAAVSQAFAHKSEELDAAKAEVRQAIRTAQFTIAVASLVALVLAIGGGSLVAASISRPIALLRDGVEQVGQGLLDTRVEVTARNEIGTLAVAFNRMTGELQFTKNEIVTARNFLDNVIQSMADALVILSTDWTIISVNPALCTILGYGENELLGSPFGRIVAGGAEERELLREMAERGQVPERELIYLARDGAAIPVSVSGAVMRSPTGEVVGIVCIAHDISERKRSEEEIRRLAFYDPLTRLPNRSLFQDKLAQAIRRSRTDGDMIALLFLDLDRFKDINDTLGHAYGDQLLLAVAARLGDNLRPTEFLARLGGDEFVFLVTGLRDKRSVGSLAHSILELLNTPFEIDDKELFISTSIGIALSPGDGDDGDTLLTHADMALYAAKEQGRNAFSFFSEELNREARERRHLEGSLHRAFANDEFFLEYQPQIELRSGRIFSFEALVRWQHPEDGLIYPNRFIPVAEETGLIRRLGEWVLRTACLQCRQWQQPGLPPVRVAVNVSGHQFNQPGFIDMVDRVLEETELDPELLELELTESSLMAGAQESIMTLIDLKVRGIHLAIDDFGTGYSSLSYLKHFPLDRLKIDRSFVRDIVKDLDDRAIVEAIIAMAHSLGLRVLAEGVEHEDELELLKERGCDEVQGFYFAHPLLPAAVEENLKVR, from the coding sequence ATGCGGATACGGACCACGTTGACGGCGGGTTGCTTCATTTTCGCCCTGCTCACCGCGCTGGTGGGATACTTCGGCGGCCGTGCCATTACCAAAATCAGCGGAGAGTTCGACCGGGTGGCCGAGGAGGTTTTTCCTCTCCTCAGGACGCTGGAGGACCTCCGCTTTGCCGGTCTTCGGATCGTTTCCTCATCCGCCGAGCATACCCTTATCGTGAAACAGAGGGGCGATGCCGCGCGGCGAGGGGACTCGATTGTATTGGCCTCGTCAGGAATCGAGACCCTTGATGAGGCCCTCGCACGGCTGCAGTCGCTGAGTTCCTCCCTCGACCCCGAAGAGCGCCCTCTGGTGGCCGATGTGGATCGGGCCGGGCGAAGGCTTCTCGAGACGAGCAGGGTGCATCTGCGGCTGGTCCTGTCGGAAGCCCCGGAGGCTGAGCTTCGCAGCATTCGTGAGCGGTCACGGGGGGAGGAGGGGGCCTTCTTTGCAGCGGTCAGTCAGGCCTTTGCCCACAAAAGCGAGGAACTCGACGCCGCCAAGGCCGAGGTGCGGCAAGCGATCAGAACAGCACAGTTCACCATTGCCGTGGCCTCGCTGGTTGCCCTCGTTCTCGCCATCGGCGGCGGGTCCCTCGTCGCCGCTTCCATTTCCCGTCCCATAGCGCTTCTCCGCGACGGCGTCGAACAGGTAGGGCAGGGGCTTCTCGATACGCGGGTCGAGGTGACGGCCCGCAACGAGATCGGCACCCTCGCCGTCGCCTTCAATCGGATGACAGGGGAGCTGCAATTCACCAAGAACGAGATCGTCACGGCGAGGAACTTCCTCGACAACGTGATCCAGTCCATGGCCGACGCCCTCGTCATCCTCTCCACCGACTGGACGATCATCAGCGTCAATCCGGCCCTCTGTACCATCCTGGGCTATGGCGAGAACGAACTCCTGGGGAGTCCCTTCGGCCGGATTGTCGCCGGCGGTGCGGAGGAGAGAGAACTCCTGCGTGAAATGGCCGAGCGGGGGCAGGTGCCGGAACGGGAACTCATCTACCTTGCCAGGGATGGTGCCGCCATCCCGGTTTCCGTTTCCGGAGCGGTCATGAGAAGCCCCACCGGCGAGGTGGTGGGGATTGTCTGCATCGCCCATGACATCAGCGAGCGGAAGCGGTCCGAGGAGGAGATCCGCCGGCTGGCTTTCTACGACCCCCTTACCCGGCTCCCCAACCGCAGCCTCTTTCAGGACAAACTCGCCCAGGCCATCCGGCGGAGCCGCACCGACGGCGACATGATCGCCCTTCTCTTCCTCGACCTGGACCGGTTCAAGGACATCAACGACACACTGGGGCATGCCTACGGCGATCAGCTCCTGTTGGCCGTTGCCGCCCGGCTTGGCGACAATCTTCGTCCCACCGAGTTTCTTGCGCGGCTCGGCGGCGACGAGTTCGTGTTTCTGGTTACCGGCCTCCGCGACAAGAGGAGCGTCGGGAGCCTCGCCCATTCCATTCTCGAATTGCTCAACACCCCCTTTGAGATCGACGACAAGGAGTTGTTCATCTCGACGAGTATCGGTATTGCCCTCTCCCCCGGTGATGGCGATGACGGCGACACCCTCCTGACCCACGCCGACATGGCCCTCTACGCGGCCAAGGAGCAGGGGCGAAACGCATTCAGCTTCTTCTCCGAGGAATTGAACCGCGAGGCCCGGGAGCGCCGCCACCTTGAGGGGAGCCTCCACCGTGCCTTTGCCAACGACGAGTTCTTCCTGGAGTACCAGCCACAAATAGAGCTACGCAGCGGAAGGATCTTCAGTTTCGAGGCCCTGGTACGCTGGCAGCATCCCGAAGACGGGCTTATCTACCCGAATCGTTTCATCCCGGTGGCGGAGGAGACCGGACTCATCCGGCGGCTCGGCGAGTGGGTCCTGCGGACCGCCTGTCTCCAGTGCCGGCAGTGGCAGCAGCCGGGGCTTCCGCCGGTACGGGTGGCAGTCAACGTGTCGGGGCACCAGTTCAACCAGCCGGGGTTCATCGACATGGTCGACCGGGTCCTGGAGGAAACGGAGCTTGATCCGGAACTCCTGGAACTGGAACTGACCGAAAGCTCCCTCATGGCCGGAGCCCAGGAATCCATCATGACCCTCATCGACCTGAAGGTCCGGGGGATCCACCTGGCCATCGACGATTTCGGCACCGGCTACTCTTCCCTCAGCTACCTCAAGCACTTTCCCCTCGACCGCCTCAAGATCGACCGCTCCTTTGTCCGGGACATCGTCAAGGACCTGGACGACCGGGCCATTGTCGAGGCCATTATCGCCATGGCCCACAGCCTGGGGCTGCGGGTCCTGGCCGAGGGGGTCGAACATGAGGATGAACTTGAGCTGCTCAAGGAGCGGGGGTGCGACGAAGTGCAGGGGTTTTACTTCGCCCATCCCCTGCTGCCCGCGGCGGTCGAGGAGAACCTGAAAGTCCGCTGA
- a CDS encoding cache domain-containing protein has product MRRYFFAFMNNLKLRWKMLVLVLPLVTVPIVLVGGVISYISTQQAYRGITQTSKDDLAHMASFTIDLLNSHYQQFQVYKQDKQRSTNLELATLTTLAYNMVEAQHRQYKSGKVDLRTAKEEARKALKRVNVGTTGYIYAMSTKGDLEVHIAREGENVYEEKDENGRPFIRIMCENALKSKPGEVLYIVYPWRNPVLGDKYPRNKVVAYRYFREWDWIIASGGYLEETYEDLAFERRSFQELKDKIKSKKVGDTGYIFCMDDKGNFTVHPGGEGKNFLNAVDSSGHKFIKEMVEKKRGWIRYPWLNPGEKNPRMKIVRYDYFKPWGWIVAVGSYEDEFYGEANKIRGRIAASMTLLTIVTSVVATGLVFLAAKIFTQPIMHMIDVIRRVKKGRLDEQMEVDAGDELGEMASAFNLMTAMIRQNKEMEASLAQQGKMASLGVLSSGVAHEINNPLGVILGYASYIEGKTSEDDPNYRFIHEIKRESKRCKKIVQDLLSYARTPKPALEWTDVNDLLGQIVDFAANHTDMHHVTVVKDFSPELPRVMVDGDQIRQVAINLILNAGAAMSGEGTLTVKSFLDGEGYVNIVFCDNGAGIPAEDIEKIFEPFFTTKAKGTGLGLAITKQIIEMHHGKISILSEVGKGSDVIVKLPVDRDEL; this is encoded by the coding sequence GTGCGCCGCTATTTTTTTGCCTTCATGAACAACCTGAAGCTGCGCTGGAAGATGCTGGTGCTGGTGCTCCCCCTCGTGACGGTTCCGATCGTTCTGGTCGGTGGGGTCATCAGCTACATTTCAACCCAACAGGCGTACCGGGGGATCACCCAGACCAGCAAGGACGACCTGGCCCACATGGCCAGTTTCACCATCGACCTCCTCAATTCCCACTACCAGCAGTTCCAGGTATACAAGCAGGACAAGCAGCGGAGCACCAACCTGGAGCTGGCCACCCTCACCACCCTTGCCTACAACATGGTGGAGGCCCAGCATCGCCAGTACAAGAGCGGCAAGGTCGACCTCCGGACCGCCAAGGAAGAGGCCCGCAAGGCCCTGAAACGGGTCAACGTGGGGACGACCGGCTACATCTACGCCATGTCCACCAAGGGGGATCTGGAGGTGCACATCGCCCGGGAGGGGGAGAACGTCTACGAGGAGAAGGACGAGAACGGCCGCCCCTTCATCCGGATCATGTGCGAGAACGCCCTGAAGTCCAAGCCGGGGGAGGTCCTCTACATCGTCTACCCCTGGCGCAACCCGGTGCTCGGCGACAAGTATCCCCGCAACAAGGTGGTTGCCTACCGTTATTTCCGGGAGTGGGACTGGATCATCGCCTCGGGGGGCTACCTGGAGGAGACCTACGAAGACCTCGCCTTTGAGCGCCGCTCTTTCCAGGAGCTGAAGGATAAGATCAAGAGCAAGAAGGTGGGGGATACCGGCTACATTTTCTGCATGGACGACAAGGGGAACTTCACCGTTCACCCCGGCGGGGAGGGGAAGAATTTCCTCAACGCCGTGGATTCCAGCGGCCACAAGTTCATCAAGGAAATGGTGGAGAAGAAGCGGGGCTGGATCCGCTATCCCTGGCTCAACCCCGGGGAAAAGAACCCGCGGATGAAGATCGTCCGCTACGACTACTTCAAACCGTGGGGATGGATTGTGGCGGTCGGCTCCTACGAGGACGAGTTCTACGGGGAGGCCAACAAGATCCGGGGCCGGATCGCAGCCTCCATGACGCTGCTGACCATTGTGACGAGTGTTGTGGCCACCGGGCTGGTCTTCCTGGCGGCCAAGATTTTCACTCAGCCCATCATGCACATGATCGACGTGATCCGTAGGGTGAAGAAAGGGCGGCTCGACGAGCAGATGGAGGTGGATGCGGGGGATGAGCTGGGCGAGATGGCGTCGGCCTTTAACCTGATGACCGCCATGATCCGCCAGAACAAGGAGATGGAGGCAAGCCTCGCCCAGCAGGGGAAGATGGCGTCCCTCGGTGTCCTCTCCTCGGGGGTGGCCCACGAGATCAACAACCCACTCGGGGTTATCCTTGGCTACGCCTCCTACATCGAGGGGAAAACCAGCGAGGATGATCCCAACTACAGGTTCATCCACGAGATCAAGCGGGAGAGCAAGCGGTGCAAGAAGATCGTCCAGGATCTCCTCTCCTATGCCCGCACCCCCAAGCCGGCCCTGGAGTGGACCGACGTGAACGACCTGCTGGGGCAGATCGTCGATTTCGCCGCCAATCACACCGACATGCACCACGTGACCGTCGTGAAGGATTTCTCTCCCGAATTGCCCCGGGTCATGGTCGACGGCGACCAGATCAGGCAGGTGGCCATCAACCTGATCCTGAACGCCGGAGCCGCCATGTCCGGGGAAGGGACCCTGACGGTGAAATCGTTCCTGGACGGCGAGGGGTACGTAAACATCGTCTTCTGTGACAACGGGGCGGGAATACCCGCCGAGGACATCGAAAAAATTTTCGAGCCCTTCTTCACCACCAAGGCCAAGGGGACGGGGCTCGGCCTTGCCATCACGAAGCAGATCATCGAGATGCACCATGGCAAGATCAGCATCCTGAGCGAAGTGGGGAAGGGGTCCGACGTGATTGTGAAGCTGCCGGTGGACCGGGACGAGCTGTGA
- a CDS encoding sigma-54-dependent transcriptional regulator — translation MSENKRIMLIDNEEGLCRMMEAVLLDSGYGVKGYTRSFEAVEEFRPGDWDLVVSDIKMPGMDGLEVLQRIKAKEPAIPVIMITAYATVEMSIQALRRGAYDMLTKPFEPEELLYRVKNALKHTELLEENRELREKLVGKFRFDNIIGASDGLKGVLEKVEKIAIRDTSVLITGESGTGKELIAQAIHYNSVRKEKKFVAINCGALPETLLESELFGYRKGAFTGAKENRQGLLEAADGGTLFLDEVGNLPMNVQKTLLRFLQEQEFLRIGDTTPTKVDVRIISATNADLREGVKSGAFREDLYYRLNVVNLHLPPLRERKGDIPLLAAHFIAQQNKKFDTAIKGLSPDSLEAAVGYAWPGNIRQLRNVIEACTAMESGEYITLSVLSQFIELPEPRDEPAVEAEGEEGAYAQALSRFEMDYIRGLLRKNRGNVEAAAREAGMNMATIYRKMKKYNLRREE, via the coding sequence GTGTCCGAAAACAAGCGCATCATGCTCATCGACAACGAGGAGGGGCTCTGCCGGATGATGGAGGCGGTGCTTCTGGATAGCGGCTATGGCGTGAAGGGGTACACCCGCTCCTTCGAGGCGGTGGAGGAGTTTCGGCCCGGCGACTGGGATCTGGTGGTCTCGGACATCAAGATGCCGGGGATGGATGGTCTGGAGGTGCTCCAGCGGATCAAGGCCAAGGAGCCGGCCATTCCGGTCATCATGATCACCGCCTACGCCACGGTGGAGATGTCGATCCAGGCCCTGCGCCGGGGCGCCTACGACATGCTGACCAAGCCCTTCGAGCCCGAGGAGCTCCTCTACCGGGTGAAAAACGCCCTCAAGCACACCGAGCTTCTGGAAGAGAACCGGGAGCTGCGCGAGAAGCTGGTGGGTAAGTTCCGCTTCGACAACATAATCGGCGCCTCGGACGGGCTCAAGGGGGTTTTGGAGAAGGTGGAGAAAATCGCCATCCGGGACACGTCGGTGCTCATCACCGGCGAGTCGGGGACCGGCAAGGAGCTCATCGCCCAGGCGATCCACTACAACTCGGTCCGCAAGGAAAAGAAGTTCGTTGCCATCAACTGCGGTGCCCTGCCGGAGACGCTCCTGGAGAGCGAGCTCTTCGGCTACCGCAAGGGGGCCTTCACTGGCGCCAAGGAAAACCGCCAGGGACTTCTGGAGGCGGCCGACGGGGGAACCCTGTTTCTGGACGAGGTGGGGAACCTCCCCATGAACGTGCAGAAGACGCTTCTCCGTTTCCTCCAGGAGCAGGAGTTTCTCCGCATTGGCGACACCACCCCCACCAAGGTGGACGTGCGGATCATCTCGGCCACCAACGCCGACCTGCGGGAAGGGGTCAAGAGCGGCGCCTTCCGGGAGGACCTCTACTACCGCCTCAACGTGGTGAACCTCCATCTCCCGCCGCTGCGGGAGCGCAAGGGGGATATCCCGCTCCTGGCGGCCCATTTCATTGCCCAGCAGAACAAGAAATTCGACACCGCAATCAAGGGGTTGTCACCCGACTCCCTGGAAGCGGCCGTTGGCTATGCCTGGCCCGGCAACATCCGCCAGCTCAGGAACGTGATCGAGGCCTGCACAGCCATGGAGAGCGGCGAATACATTACGCTGTCGGTCCTCTCCCAGTTCATCGAGCTTCCCGAGCCACGGGACGAGCCGGCCGTGGAGGCGGAAGGGGAGGAGGGTGCCTACGCCCAGGCCCTTTCCCGCTTCGAGATGGACTACATCCGGGGACTGTTGCGGAAAAACCGTGGCAATGTGGAGGCAGCCGCCCGTGAGGCGGGGATGAACATGGCCACCATCTACCGGAAAATGAAGAAGTACAACCTGCGCCGCGAAGAATAG
- a CDS encoding glycogen synthase — protein sequence MKKLKILMAASECVPFAKEGGLADVVGVLPKHLARMGHDVRVVMPRYKRVDRERYGLKQLPGVLVVPMGVIGNQYCGVWEGRIPGSDVPVYFLEHEGYYDRDGLYEVNNEGFLDNDNRFVFLSKAALELPKMIGFEPDLLHAHDWHTAAIPVLVNTTYAADPYVGGKATVLSVHNMQHQGNFYEGLMDVLGIGWEHFTFLGLENNGEANLLKGGLYHATVLNTVSEGYAREMQTPEYGWGLDGVVRERAADLYGILNGVDYEDWNPEVDPYIAARYSAADLSGKKLCKRDLQRTFGLPERDDVPLFGMVSRLVKQKGVDILAEAIHRILALDVQFVMLGAGEPWTHFYFGDIKNAYPDKFNIFVGYNNPLSHQIEAGADFFLMPSAFEPCGLNQMYSLRYGTLPIVRATGGLDDSVENFDEKTLVGTGFKFWSRDAGALFDTVGWAVHTWYHRKDAMERLIANAMAKRFTWEDAAARYEDLYGRALRKRLGEKEFARRYGKG from the coding sequence ATGAAAAAACTGAAGATCCTCATGGCCGCCTCCGAATGCGTTCCTTTTGCCAAGGAGGGGGGACTCGCCGATGTGGTGGGGGTGTTGCCGAAGCACCTGGCCCGCATGGGGCACGACGTGCGGGTGGTGATGCCCCGCTACAAGAGGGTGGATCGGGAACGCTATGGTCTGAAGCAGCTTCCCGGCGTACTCGTGGTCCCCATGGGGGTCATCGGTAACCAATACTGTGGCGTCTGGGAAGGCCGGATTCCGGGAAGTGATGTCCCGGTCTATTTCCTGGAGCACGAGGGATACTACGACCGCGACGGTCTCTACGAGGTGAACAACGAGGGATTCCTCGACAACGACAACCGCTTCGTCTTCCTCTCCAAGGCGGCCCTGGAGCTGCCGAAGATGATCGGTTTCGAGCCGGACCTCCTCCACGCCCACGACTGGCACACGGCGGCCATTCCGGTCCTCGTCAATACCACCTACGCCGCCGACCCCTACGTGGGGGGGAAGGCCACGGTCCTCAGCGTCCACAACATGCAGCACCAAGGGAACTTCTACGAGGGGCTCATGGATGTCCTCGGCATCGGCTGGGAGCACTTCACCTTCCTGGGGCTGGAAAACAACGGCGAGGCGAACCTCCTCAAGGGGGGGCTTTACCACGCCACGGTCCTCAATACCGTGAGCGAGGGGTATGCCCGGGAGATGCAGACCCCCGAATACGGCTGGGGGCTCGACGGGGTGGTGCGGGAGCGGGCGGCCGACCTCTACGGCATTCTGAACGGGGTCGACTACGAAGACTGGAACCCGGAGGTGGACCCCTATATCGCGGCCCGCTATTCGGCCGCCGACCTCTCGGGGAAGAAGCTCTGCAAGCGGGATCTCCAGCGGACCTTCGGCCTCCCGGAACGGGATGACGTTCCCCTCTTCGGCATGGTGTCGCGGCTCGTGAAGCAGAAGGGGGTAGACATCCTGGCCGAGGCGATCCATCGCATCCTCGCTCTCGATGTCCAATTTGTCATGCTCGGGGCCGGCGAGCCCTGGACCCACTTCTACTTCGGCGATATCAAGAACGCCTACCCCGACAAGTTCAATATCTTCGTGGGGTACAACAACCCCCTCTCCCACCAGATCGAGGCAGGGGCCGACTTTTTCCTCATGCCGAGCGCCTTCGAGCCGTGCGGCCTCAACCAGATGTATTCGCTCCGCTACGGCACCCTTCCCATTGTCCGGGCCACGGGGGGGCTCGATGACAGCGTGGAGAACTTCGACGAGAAGACCCTTGTCGGCACCGGCTTCAAGTTCTGGAGTCGCGACGCCGGGGCCCTCTTCGACACCGTCGGCTGGGCGGTCCACACCTGGTACCACCGCAAGGACGCCATGGAGCGGCTCATCGCCAATGCCATGGCCAAGCGCTTCACCTGGGAGGATGCGGCAGCCAGGTACGAGGATCTCTACGGTCGGGCCCTCCGCAAGCGCCTGGGCGAGAAGGAATTTGCCCGGCGGTACGGCAAGGGGTAA
- a CDS encoding IS481-like element ISGme9 family transposase encodes MEDKNKQLRVLAVQRFRNGETPESICTSLGKSRSWLYKWVARQNGDDPVWSDERSRCPQSMPNRTTAEIEEIVKMVRLNLYNKGLFCGAQAILWELEDLGVKPLPSTRTINRILARNELTHRRTGKYEAKGTLYPVLPSALPNQTHQADLVGPCYLTGPIRFYSLNVVDTATVRCGLHSSRSKAGQMVIDGLWEVWKRLGIPERLQVDNAMSFFGSPTHPRGMGPLIRLCLHNDVEPWFIPMAEPWRNGMIEKFNDRYQQRFLGKVIMTSEEELKVGSLTFEQRHNSKYRYSKLKGSTPLKALATSHVQLRFPTEDEPPRHRLKKPEVGKYHAVRLIRSDLKLNIFGECFSVPPETALEYVVATIDVKEQKLKLFLDKNQVEEFDYKLR; translated from the coding sequence ATGGAAGATAAAAACAAGCAGCTTCGGGTGTTGGCCGTTCAACGGTTCAGAAACGGCGAAACCCCGGAATCAATTTGCACATCACTCGGCAAGTCTCGTTCCTGGCTATACAAATGGGTTGCTCGCCAGAATGGAGATGACCCTGTATGGAGTGACGAGCGATCCCGATGCCCACAATCCATGCCGAACCGTACAACGGCAGAGATTGAAGAAATCGTCAAAATGGTTCGCCTCAATCTCTACAACAAGGGCTTGTTCTGTGGTGCACAGGCCATCCTGTGGGAGTTGGAGGACCTGGGTGTCAAGCCGTTGCCTTCTACCAGAACCATCAATCGGATTCTTGCAAGGAATGAACTGACACATCGGCGCACCGGCAAATACGAAGCCAAAGGGACGCTTTACCCAGTTCTGCCGTCAGCGTTGCCGAACCAGACGCACCAAGCTGATCTCGTTGGTCCATGCTATCTGACAGGGCCAATTCGCTTCTACAGCCTGAATGTTGTCGATACAGCAACCGTCAGGTGCGGGTTGCACTCATCTCGGTCCAAAGCTGGTCAGATGGTCATTGACGGTTTGTGGGAAGTCTGGAAACGACTAGGCATCCCAGAACGACTCCAGGTTGACAATGCCATGTCATTCTTCGGCAGCCCGACACATCCCCGCGGCATGGGACCACTGATTCGTCTTTGCCTGCATAACGATGTCGAACCATGGTTCATACCCATGGCTGAACCATGGAGAAACGGCATGATCGAAAAGTTCAACGACCGGTACCAACAACGGTTCCTCGGCAAAGTCATCATGACTTCAGAAGAGGAATTGAAAGTCGGCTCACTGACCTTTGAGCAGCGACACAACAGCAAGTATCGCTACAGCAAGCTAAAGGGGAGTACGCCGCTGAAAGCACTGGCCACCTCGCATGTGCAACTGAGGTTCCCGACTGAGGATGAACCTCCCAGGCATCGCCTGAAGAAGCCAGAAGTCGGAAAATATCATGCTGTCCGCCTTATCCGCAGTGACCTGAAGCTGAACATCTTCGGCGAATGCTTCTCGGTTCCACCGGAGACAGCGCTTGAATACGTGGTGGCGACTATCGATGTCAAAGAACAGAAACTGAAACTCTTCCTGGATAAAAATCAGGTCGAGGAATTCGATTACAAACTGCGGTGA
- a CDS encoding DUF2721 domain-containing protein — MALQDKELLEALASTKILTSMITPAVLISAAGTLIFSTSNRLGRIFDRVNSLKSELEAVLAGKLSHAEERLAVIRTQVEIQHVRAGLMQKALSALYTATAFFIAASLAIAFNVAYGSFATSWIPTALALAGGLFLFAASALLLYESRYNLTFINRHIRFIKYLEDRHEEERGKHT, encoded by the coding sequence ATGGCACTTCAGGACAAGGAACTACTCGAAGCCCTCGCCAGCACCAAGATTCTCACCTCCATGATCACGCCGGCGGTACTCATCTCCGCCGCCGGCACCCTCATCTTCTCCACCTCCAACCGGCTGGGGCGGATCTTCGACCGGGTGAACAGCCTGAAGAGCGAGCTGGAGGCGGTACTGGCAGGGAAACTCTCCCATGCCGAGGAGCGGCTCGCCGTAATCCGCACCCAGGTGGAGATCCAGCACGTCCGGGCCGGTCTCATGCAGAAGGCCCTGTCGGCCCTCTACACGGCCACCGCGTTTTTCATTGCCGCGAGCCTCGCCATCGCCTTCAACGTGGCCTACGGCAGCTTTGCCACCAGTTGGATTCCCACGGCCCTGGCCCTGGCAGGAGGACTCTTCCTCTTCGCCGCCAGCGCGCTGCTCCTCTACGAGAGCCGCTACAACCTCACCTTCATCAACCGGCATATCCGGTTCATCAAATACCTGGAAGACCGCCACGAGGAGGAACGCGGCAAGCACACTTGA
- a CDS encoding carbon-nitrogen hydrolase: MSKLTVGLVQQSCTSDKDLNLAKSIENIRKASALGAKLVVLQELHCGPYFCQNEDTGHFDLAEEIPGPTTELLGGVAREFGVVLVSSLFEKRASGIYHNTAVVFEKDGSIAGKYRKMHIPDDPGYYEKFYFTPGDLGFEPIRTSVGKLGVLVCWDQWYPEAARLMALAGADLLIYPTAIGWDPRDEDEEKVRQKEAWITIQRGHAVANGIPVVSVNRVGLEPDPSGVLPGSLFWGSSFVAGPQGEILTQASNDREELLSVELDLDRSEAVRRIWPFLRDRRIDAYQDLLKRYRD, from the coding sequence ATGTCAAAGCTTACCGTCGGCCTCGTGCAGCAGAGCTGCACCAGCGATAAAGACCTGAATCTGGCTAAAAGCATCGAGAACATCCGCAAGGCTAGCGCCCTGGGCGCTAAACTCGTGGTGCTGCAGGAGCTCCACTGCGGCCCCTACTTCTGCCAGAACGAGGACACCGGCCACTTCGACCTGGCCGAGGAGATCCCTGGCCCCACCACCGAACTACTGGGGGGCGTTGCCAGGGAGTTCGGCGTGGTGCTTGTCTCTTCCCTCTTCGAGAAACGGGCGTCGGGGATTTACCACAACACCGCCGTGGTCTTCGAGAAAGACGGCTCCATCGCCGGGAAATACCGTAAGATGCACATCCCCGACGATCCCGGCTACTACGAGAAGTTCTACTTCACTCCCGGCGACCTGGGTTTTGAGCCCATACGCACCTCGGTGGGAAAACTCGGCGTCCTCGTCTGCTGGGACCAGTGGTATCCCGAAGCGGCCCGCCTCATGGCCCTTGCCGGAGCCGACCTCCTCATCTACCCCACGGCCATCGGCTGGGACCCGAGGGACGAGGACGAGGAGAAGGTACGCCAGAAAGAGGCCTGGATTACCATCCAGAGGGGGCACGCCGTGGCCAACGGCATACCGGTGGTGAGCGTGAACCGTGTGGGGCTCGAACCCGACCCTTCCGGCGTGCTGCCGGGGAGCCTCTTCTGGGGTTCCAGCTTCGTGGCCGGCCCCCAGGGTGAAATCCTCACCCAGGCCTCCAACGACCGGGAGGAACTCCTCTCTGTCGAGCTTGATCTTGACCGCAGCGAGGCGGTGCGCCGCATCTGGCCGTTCCTGCGGGACCGGCGAATCGACGCCTATCAAGATCTGCTGAAGCGGTACCGGGACTGA